The Microcoleus sp. FACHB-68 genome includes a region encoding these proteins:
- the recJ gene encoding single-stranded-DNA-specific exonuclease RecJ — protein sequence MLDELSHQPPRNNRLPNQRWQIFPQKPELAAQLAAATGLSSVLAQVLIDRGIETPAQAQAYLNPDSLLLPSPVDEFPDLAMSVELLQEAIASQHKIAICGDYDADGMTSTALLIRALRWLGASVDYAIPSRMQEGYGINRRIVEEFHSDGVQLILTVDNGISAYDPVDRARQLGLKIIITDHHDIPEKLPPANAILNPKLIREDSPYRGVAGVGVAYILAITLAQKLDKTHGLIHPLRELMTLGTIADLAPLTGVNRRWVKLGLRQLPNSKLAGVQALIQVAGVSARGKGGESSQAPIKDSKTLKPEDIGFRLGPRINAVGRIGDPQIVIELLTTDDMGLALERAMQCEQINERRQQLCAQIEQEAIAYIENSDVDLQQDRVLVVVQPNWHHGVIGIVASRLVERYGVPVFIGTFESEEHIRGSARSIPEFNIFEALQFCDDLLGKYGGHRAAGGFSMAAGNVEALRERLSKFAHKCLDPAHLKPLVQIDTLVNLHQINLDLYQQIDALQPCGIDNREPVFWTPNVRVVEQKPIGKGHIKVTLVQEADALTCQPPARIKAVAWRWGDYFPLPTRVDVAFQLKENNWNGNSTVELELAGVRLPDNSGEESGRVRKILKSPNSSYSNKPTLTLLYPKAPAIQIVPEWVKADDFNQLLSQLHGRVLIYGAGKPEMPADLANCEIEYDRPRHICDAFILWTLPPSGSHLQWLLAIGKPQQVYVCDQVPQMPTAPELKAHLQNYLKNFPDKPINLLQLSQQWWVAPCTVVAGLRELGYPCPEFPQTLSLDKELERLHRWYVYPAQKLAQLKWA from the coding sequence GTGTTAGACGAACTAAGCCATCAGCCTCCTCGGAATAACCGGCTACCCAATCAGCGGTGGCAGATTTTCCCCCAAAAGCCAGAATTAGCGGCACAACTGGCAGCGGCAACCGGCTTATCCTCGGTACTGGCACAGGTGTTGATTGATCGAGGCATTGAGACGCCGGCGCAAGCACAAGCGTATTTAAACCCAGACTCCTTGCTGTTACCCTCCCCAGTCGATGAATTTCCCGACTTAGCAATGAGTGTGGAGTTGTTGCAAGAAGCGATCGCATCCCAACATAAAATCGCAATCTGCGGTGACTATGACGCCGATGGCATGACGAGCACCGCCTTATTAATTAGAGCATTGCGGTGGTTAGGCGCGAGCGTAGATTACGCCATTCCCAGCCGGATGCAAGAAGGTTACGGCATCAACCGGCGCATTGTTGAAGAATTTCACAGCGATGGCGTCCAGCTCATTTTAACCGTAGATAACGGCATTTCTGCTTACGATCCTGTAGATAGAGCGCGTCAGCTTGGCTTAAAAATTATTATCACCGATCACCACGACATCCCCGAAAAATTGCCGCCGGCAAATGCAATTTTGAATCCTAAACTGATTCGAGAAGATTCTCCCTATCGAGGTGTTGCCGGTGTTGGGGTTGCTTATATTCTCGCGATTACCCTTGCCCAAAAACTTGACAAAACTCACGGATTAATTCATCCCCTGCGAGAATTGATGACACTCGGCACGATTGCTGATTTAGCACCTTTAACCGGCGTCAACCGGCGGTGGGTAAAACTGGGATTGCGACAATTACCAAACTCGAAATTAGCCGGTGTGCAGGCATTAATTCAAGTTGCCGGTGTTTCTGCCAGGGGGAAGGGGGGAGAAAGTTCTCAAGCACCGATTAAAGATTCAAAAACTTTAAAACCTGAAGATATTGGGTTTCGTCTTGGCCCTAGAATTAATGCAGTGGGACGAATTGGCGATCCCCAAATTGTGATTGAATTGCTCACAACAGATGACATGGGGTTAGCACTTGAAAGAGCAATGCAGTGCGAGCAAATTAACGAGCGCCGGCAGCAACTTTGTGCCCAAATTGAACAAGAAGCGATTGCATATATTGAAAACAGCGATGTAGATTTACAGCAAGATCGTGTTTTAGTGGTTGTGCAACCAAACTGGCATCACGGCGTGATTGGGATTGTTGCCTCGCGGTTAGTGGAACGTTACGGAGTGCCGGTGTTTATCGGAACTTTTGAAAGCGAAGAACACATCCGAGGTTCAGCACGAAGTATTCCAGAATTTAATATATTTGAAGCGCTACAGTTTTGCGATGATTTATTAGGAAAATATGGCGGACATCGGGCAGCCGGCGGCTTTTCGATGGCAGCCGGCAATGTAGAAGCGCTGCGGGAACGTCTTAGTAAATTTGCTCACAAATGCCTAGATCCCGCACACCTGAAACCACTGGTGCAAATCGATACTCTTGTTAATTTGCATCAAATTAATTTAGACCTTTATCAGCAAATTGATGCCCTGCAACCCTGCGGTATTGACAATCGAGAACCTGTTTTTTGGACGCCAAATGTGCGCGTGGTTGAGCAAAAACCGATTGGCAAAGGACATATTAAAGTCACCCTTGTGCAAGAAGCCGATGCGTTAACTTGCCAGCCGCCGGCACGAATTAAAGCAGTTGCGTGGCGCTGGGGAGATTACTTTCCCTTGCCGACGCGAGTTGATGTCGCTTTTCAATTAAAAGAAAATAACTGGAATGGCAACTCGACTGTTGAATTAGAGTTAGCCGGTGTGCGACTTCCCGATAATAGTGGGGAAGAGAGTGGGAGAGTAAGAAAAATTCTTAAATCCCCTAATTCTAGCTATTCTAATAAACCAACACTTACCCTTCTTTACCCGAAAGCGCCGGCAATTCAAATTGTGCCCGAATGGGTGAAAGCTGACGATTTTAATCAATTATTGTCGCAATTGCACGGGAGAGTTTTGATTTATGGTGCCGGTAAGCCAGAGATGCCGGCAGATTTAGCCAATTGTGAAATTGAGTATGATCGTCCTCGGCATATTTGTGATGCTTTTATATTATGGACGCTGCCGCCTTCTGGGAGTCATTTGCAGTGGTTGTTAGCAATTGGAAAACCGCAGCAGGTTTATGTGTGCGATCAAGTGCCACAAATGCCTACCGCGCCAGAGTTAAAAGCACATTTACAAAATTACCTAAAAAACTTCCCAGACAAGCCGATAAACTTGCTGCAACTAAGTCAGCAATGGTGGGTTGCCCCTTGCACAGTGGTTGCCGGCTTACGAGAATTAGGCTATCCCTGCCCGGAATTTCCTCAGACTCTCTCCCTGGATAAGGAATTAGAAAGGTTGCATCGCTGGTATGTTTATCCCGCCCAGAAATTAGCCCAATTAAAATGGGCGTAA